In one window of Desulfovibrio sp. DNA:
- a CDS encoding PEP/pyruvate-binding domain-containing protein produces MGKSTAAKPAQNKAKGHTPEAIQKKLVLTGADIVQLGPEAELLVGGKNYNTALISQIEGIQAPYFRAISSLAFHQLLDETKVNGRVVRSVVDREYGRIDWNDPEINQDPDFLQKFVRQLGKQIYQAAKAEGEQSHTKLRTFINNIVEGFATSPEGIDQLRKRSVIVQAAILSVEVPSEVSEAVRGAYREICQDNSDDMTPVAVRSSAAGEDSRKKAFAGLQDTYLNMVGEEKVVEAYHWDCASAYNLRSMTYRREAILDALAKAEATGDESIAETAKKEWAIEHTSLSVCMMQMINPVISGTAFSADTATGCRGTSRRELVSIDASYGLGEAVVGGKVTPDKLYVFQRDDGAEVVIRQMGCKDMKIVYDERGGTKEVEVPELEALRWALSLSQAERVAQGVRAVSKAYDGMIMDTEFCIDANDKLWFVQARPETRWNEDLELHPTTIFMRRREVDPKAADGAEVLVEGNGASRGAGQGTVRFLRSALELNKIAKGDVLAAERTDPDMVPGMRVASAIMADVGGDTSHAAITSRELGIAAVIGIQRLDVLRALDGAEVTVDGTRGRVYRGLLPLHEVGGEMDVAKLPATKTKVGLVLADVGQALFLSRLRDFDQFEVGLLRAEFMLGNISIHPQALEAFDKGELEGVVHAKLKELEDRLSKVLREQMSVGLIVFNLNLREYVGEVTGLAAELGALADTSKNLNAEDVLLQHRKMRELDHKIDQHMEMASRRIEVLKTSPDLADHVRIIMGYDDELALQNSSDPESGKRIAEIEASVEAHVKRIKDLPGVMRLMDNIAHLREEVGLRSGLKKEMDDVRNLPEKIHSIIKARGFRTGKEHYVQTLAQNLALFAMAFYGKPITYRTTDFKSNEYRNLLGGNLFEHFEDNPMLGYRGVSRNIHDWEIEAFKLARGVYGGCNLRMMLPFVRTLEEARSMRSYLEQVHKLKSGQDGLKIILMSELPSNAILAKQFISEFDGFSIGSNDMTQMVLATDRDNARLAHIYDEEDPAVIWAILVSIFTGLKYGKKVGFCGQGVSNSLILRGLVAIAGITSASVVPDTYYQTVFDIAAVEGENIPTSDLGKWLGQQHHQRLAGLMEKAGYGHILKKYKDPQDILEWYEGELQRRHEQFREHLDTPKEDFYRSELQSFRSTFHKPVIYATWNWDDTVLDALHHAGFQNFEEQAQALAAARSIQE; encoded by the coding sequence ATGGGTAAGAGTACCGCCGCCAAACCTGCGCAGAACAAGGCCAAGGGGCATACCCCTGAAGCCATTCAGAAAAAACTGGTGCTTACGGGTGCCGACATTGTGCAGCTTGGACCTGAAGCGGAATTGCTTGTTGGTGGTAAAAACTATAACACAGCGTTAATCAGCCAGATCGAGGGCATTCAGGCGCCGTATTTTCGCGCCATATCCTCTCTGGCCTTTCACCAGCTTCTCGATGAAACCAAGGTGAACGGGCGCGTGGTGCGCAGTGTTGTGGACCGTGAATACGGACGCATTGACTGGAACGACCCCGAAATTAACCAGGACCCGGACTTTCTGCAAAAATTTGTGCGCCAGCTCGGCAAACAGATTTATCAGGCCGCCAAGGCCGAAGGCGAGCAGTCGCACACCAAACTGCGTACCTTTATCAACAACATCGTTGAAGGCTTTGCCACCTCGCCCGAGGGCATTGACCAGTTGCGCAAGCGCTCTGTCATTGTTCAGGCGGCCATCCTTTCCGTGGAGGTTCCCTCCGAGGTAAGCGAGGCTGTGCGCGGGGCGTACCGCGAGATCTGTCAGGACAATTCCGACGACATGACCCCTGTGGCCGTGCGTTCTTCCGCCGCTGGCGAAGACTCGCGCAAAAAAGCCTTTGCCGGCCTGCAGGACACCTATCTGAACATGGTGGGTGAAGAAAAGGTTGTCGAAGCGTACCACTGGGACTGTGCATCAGCCTACAACCTGCGCTCCATGACCTATCGCCGCGAGGCTATTCTGGACGCGCTGGCCAAGGCCGAAGCAACGGGCGACGAGTCCATTGCCGAAACCGCCAAGAAAGAGTGGGCCATTGAGCACACGTCTCTTTCTGTGTGCATGATGCAGATGATCAACCCCGTCATTTCCGGTACGGCCTTTTCCGCTGATACGGCCACCGGCTGCCGCGGCACCAGCCGCAGGGAGCTCGTGAGCATCGATGCCAGCTATGGCCTCGGCGAGGCCGTTGTGGGCGGCAAGGTTACGCCCGACAAACTGTATGTCTTCCAGCGCGACGACGGTGCCGAAGTTGTCATCCGTCAGATGGGCTGCAAGGACATGAAGATTGTTTATGACGAAAGGGGCGGCACCAAGGAAGTGGAAGTGCCCGAGCTTGAGGCGCTGCGCTGGGCGCTTTCGCTCAGCCAGGCAGAACGTGTGGCCCAGGGCGTGCGCGCCGTAAGCAAGGCTTACGACGGCATGATTATGGACACGGAATTCTGTATTGACGCCAATGACAAGCTCTGGTTCGTGCAGGCCCGGCCTGAAACCCGCTGGAATGAAGACCTGGAATTGCACCCCACGACCATCTTCATGCGTCGCCGCGAAGTTGATCCCAAGGCCGCGGATGGAGCTGAAGTGCTGGTAGAGGGCAATGGTGCTTCACGCGGGGCGGGTCAGGGTACGGTGCGCTTTTTGCGTTCGGCCCTGGAGCTCAACAAGATTGCCAAGGGCGACGTGCTTGCCGCCGAGCGCACCGACCCGGACATGGTGCCGGGTATGCGTGTGGCCTCCGCCATTATGGCTGACGTGGGCGGCGACACAAGCCATGCCGCCATCACTTCGCGTGAACTCGGCATTGCCGCCGTTATCGGCATTCAGCGCCTTGATGTGCTGCGCGCCCTGGACGGCGCCGAGGTTACGGTTGACGGTACGCGCGGACGTGTGTACCGCGGCCTGCTGCCTCTGCACGAAGTTGGCGGCGAAATGGACGTGGCCAAGCTGCCTGCCACCAAGACCAAGGTCGGCCTTGTGCTTGCCGACGTGGGTCAGGCGCTCTTTCTTTCACGCCTGCGCGATTTTGACCAGTTTGAAGTGGGTCTGTTGCGCGCGGAATTCATGCTGGGCAATATCAGCATCCACCCGCAAGCCCTGGAAGCCTTTGACAAGGGCGAGCTTGAAGGGGTGGTGCATGCCAAGCTGAAGGAGCTGGAAGACCGCCTTTCCAAGGTTCTGCGCGAGCAGATGTCCGTCGGGCTCATAGTCTTTAATCTTAACCTGCGCGAATACGTGGGCGAGGTTACTGGCCTTGCCGCCGAACTGGGTGCCCTGGCCGACACCAGCAAAAACCTCAATGCCGAAGACGTGCTGTTGCAGCACCGCAAAATGCGCGAGCTGGATCACAAGATTGACCAGCATATGGAGATGGCCTCGCGCCGCATCGAGGTTCTCAAGACTTCGCCCGATCTGGCTGACCATGTGCGCATTATTATGGGCTATGACGACGAACTTGCCCTGCAAAACAGCTCTGACCCCGAATCCGGCAAGCGCATTGCCGAAATTGAAGCCAGCGTTGAAGCCCATGTGAAGCGCATCAAGGACCTGCCGGGCGTGATGCGTCTTATGGACAACATCGCCCACCTGCGTGAAGAGGTGGGGCTGCGCTCCGGCCTCAAGAAAGAAATGGACGACGTGCGCAACCTGCCGGAAAAAATCCACAGCATCATCAAGGCTCGTGGCTTCCGTACCGGCAAGGAGCATTATGTGCAAACCCTTGCCCAGAACCTGGCGCTCTTTGCCATGGCCTTCTACGGCAAGCCCATCACCTATCGCACGACGGACTTCAAGAGCAACGAATACCGCAACCTGCTTGGCGGCAATCTCTTCGAACATTTTGAAGACAACCCCATGCTCGGGTACCGCGGCGTTTCGCGCAACATCCATGACTGGGAAATTGAGGCCTTCAAACTGGCGCGGGGCGTATACGGCGGCTGCAATCTGCGGATGATGCTGCCCTTTGTGCGCACCCTTGAAGAAGCCCGCTCCATGCGCAGCTATCTTGAACAGGTGCACAAGCTCAAGAGCGGTCAGGACGGCCTCAAGATTATCCTCATGTCCGAGTTGCCCTCCAACGCAATTCTGGCCAAGCAGTTCATTTCGGAGTTTGACGGTTTCTCCATCGGCTCCAATGACATGACCCAGATGGTGCTGGCTACCGACCGCGACAATGCGCGCCTTGCGCACATCTATGATGAAGAAGACCCAGCCGTTATCTGGGCTATTCTGGTGAGCATCTTCACCGGACTCAAGTACGGCAAAAAGGTGGGCTTCTGCGGTCAGGGCGTGTCCAACAGCCTTATCCTGCGCGGCCTGGTGGCCATTGCGGGCATTACGTCCGCCTCGGTGGTGCCTGACACCTATTACCAGACCGTGTTCGACATTGCCGCCGTGGAAGGGGAAAACATCCCCACTTCCGATCTCGGCAAATGGCTCGGCCAGCAGCACCACCAGCGCCTGGCGGGGCTTATGGAAAAGGCCGGGTACGGGCATATCCTCAAGAAATACAAGGATCCGCAGGATATCCTGGAATGGTACGAAGGGGAGTTGCAGCGCCGTCACGAGCAGTTCCGCGAGCATCTCGACACGCCCAAGGAAGACTTCTACCGGTCGGAGCTGCAAAGCTTCCGTTCCACTTTCCACAAGCCTGTGATCTATGCCACGTGGAACTGGGACGATACCGTGCTGGACGCCCTGCACCATGCAGGCTTCCAGAACTTTGAGGAACAGGCCCAGGCCCTTGCGGCAGCCCGTTCCATACAGGAATAG
- the uvsE gene encoding UV DNA damage repair endonuclease UvsE yields MIRYGFACKTVGLPGAAQSSLTLAHASRDNLLAVSRNNLGALEAMLRYCRSECLALMRISSDCIPLASHETTDFDWQAALRPELENLAALARQSGVRLSMHPGQYTVLNSPREDVVRKAVADLAYHAAFLDALQAGPECRIILHLGGGYGDRASALQRLRDNLAALPDAILHRLALENDERIYTIEDVLAVCHDFALPAIFDIFHHELNPPPHGDMQHWLDLAGATWNARSGRQKIHYSQQLAGGKAGMHSLTIAMRPFMQMHGLLEERELDVMLEVKDKNLSAIKCANLTEPDLPRKNLTEEWARYKYLVLERSPNAYSAIRQLLKSDCPAAEAFYALLEDALACDLEPGKARNAAEHVWGYVSKKATASESARMLADLELLGKDLAPLPRIKRKLLALAASEGEEYLLHSLYFYLN; encoded by the coding sequence ATGATCCGCTACGGCTTTGCCTGTAAAACCGTTGGTCTGCCCGGGGCGGCGCAAAGCAGCCTTACCCTGGCGCACGCGAGCCGCGACAACCTTCTGGCCGTCAGCCGGAACAATCTGGGCGCGCTGGAAGCCATGCTGCGCTATTGCCGCAGCGAGTGCCTTGCACTCATGCGTATCAGTTCCGACTGTATCCCGCTGGCCTCGCATGAGACCACTGATTTTGACTGGCAGGCCGCATTGCGGCCGGAGCTTGAAAATCTGGCCGCCCTTGCGCGCCAAAGCGGCGTACGTCTTTCCATGCATCCCGGCCAGTACACGGTGCTCAATTCCCCTCGTGAAGATGTGGTGCGTAAAGCCGTGGCCGACCTTGCCTATCACGCGGCCTTTCTTGACGCCCTGCAGGCTGGCCCGGAGTGCCGCATAATCCTGCATTTGGGCGGGGGCTATGGCGACAGGGCTTCGGCGTTGCAAAGGCTGCGCGACAATCTTGCTGCTTTGCCCGATGCTATCCTGCACCGGCTGGCCCTGGAAAATGACGAGCGCATCTACACCATTGAGGATGTTCTGGCAGTGTGCCACGACTTTGCACTGCCCGCCATTTTTGACATTTTTCATCACGAGCTGAACCCGCCCCCGCACGGTGACATGCAGCACTGGCTTGACCTCGCAGGGGCTACCTGGAACGCCCGTAGCGGACGCCAGAAAATCCATTATTCGCAGCAGCTGGCGGGCGGCAAAGCGGGCATGCACTCCCTCACCATCGCCATGCGCCCTTTCATGCAGATGCACGGCCTGCTGGAAGAACGCGAACTTGATGTCATGCTGGAAGTGAAGGACAAAAACCTCTCTGCCATCAAATGCGCAAATCTGACCGAGCCAGACCTGCCGCGTAAAAACCTCACGGAAGAATGGGCGCGCTACAAGTATCTCGTGCTGGAGCGCAGCCCCAACGCCTATTCCGCCATACGCCAGTTGCTCAAAAGCGATTGTCCTGCAGCGGAAGCCTTTTACGCCCTGCTTGAAGATGCCCTTGCCTGCGATCTTGAGCCAGGCAAGGCCAGAAATGCCGCCGAACACGTCTGGGGCTATGTAAGCAAAAAGGCGACAGCCAGTGAATCAGCCCGCATGCTCGCAGACCTTGAACTTCTGGGCAAAGACCTTGCGCCGCTGCCTCGCATCAAGCGTAAACTGCTGGCCCTGGCGGCAAGCGAAGGTGAAGAGTACCTGTTGCACAGCCTTTACTTTTATCTGAATTAA
- the groL gene encoding chaperonin GroEL (60 kDa chaperone family; promotes refolding of misfolded polypeptides especially under stressful conditions; forms two stacked rings of heptamers to form a barrel-shaped 14mer; ends can be capped by GroES; misfolded proteins enter the barrel where they are refolded when GroES binds): MSAKEIFFDVKAREKLSRGVDKLANAVKVTLGPKGRNVVIEKSFGAPVITKDGVTVAKEIELSDKFENMGAQLVKEVASKTSDAAGDGTTTATILAQAIYREGIKLVAAGRNPMAIKRGIDKAVEGLIAELANLAKPTRDQKEIAQIGTISANSDTTIGNIIAEAMSKVGKEGVITVEEAKGLETTMDVVEGMRFDRGYLSPYFVTNPEKMVCEMDNPYILCTEKKISSMKDMLPVLEQVAKVNRPLMIIAEDVEGEALATLVVNKLRGALQVVAVKAPGFGDRRKAMLQDIAVLTGGQVASDDTGSKLENMSLAELGTAKRIVIDKENTTVVDGAGKSEDIKARVKQIRAQIEDSTSDYDREKLQERLAKLVGGVAVVHVGAATEVEMKEKKDRVEDALNATRAAVEEGIVPGGGTALIRVAKILCDIKPADDDELAGVNIIRRAIEEPLRQIAHNAGFEGSIVVERVREGKDGFGFNAATGDYEDLIKVGVIDPKKVTRTALQNAASVASLLLTTECAIAEKPEPKKDAAMPDMGGMGGMGGMGGMY, translated from the coding sequence ATGTCTGCTAAAGAAATTTTTTTTGATGTCAAAGCCCGTGAAAAACTTTCCCGTGGCGTCGATAAGCTTGCCAACGCCGTCAAGGTCACCCTTGGCCCCAAAGGCCGCAACGTGGTCATTGAAAAGTCGTTTGGCGCTCCCGTCATCACCAAGGACGGCGTAACGGTTGCCAAGGAAATCGAACTTTCCGACAAGTTTGAAAACATGGGCGCTCAGCTCGTCAAGGAAGTGGCCTCCAAAACTTCCGATGCCGCTGGCGACGGTACCACCACCGCCACCATTCTGGCTCAGGCCATCTACCGCGAAGGCATCAAGCTTGTGGCCGCCGGCCGCAACCCCATGGCCATCAAGCGCGGCATCGACAAGGCTGTTGAAGGCCTGATCGCCGAACTGGCCAATCTTGCCAAGCCTACCCGCGACCAGAAAGAAATTGCCCAGATCGGCACCATTTCTGCCAACTCCGACACCACCATCGGCAACATCATTGCCGAGGCCATGTCCAAAGTGGGCAAGGAAGGCGTCATCACGGTTGAAGAAGCCAAGGGCCTCGAAACCACCATGGACGTGGTGGAAGGCATGCGCTTTGACCGCGGCTACCTTTCCCCCTACTTCGTGACCAATCCCGAAAAGATGGTCTGCGAAATGGACAATCCTTACATCCTGTGCACGGAAAAGAAAATCTCCAGCATGAAAGACATGCTGCCCGTGCTTGAGCAGGTTGCCAAGGTGAACCGTCCCCTCATGATCATCGCTGAAGACGTGGAAGGCGAAGCCCTGGCCACCCTGGTGGTCAACAAGCTGCGCGGCGCTCTTCAGGTTGTGGCCGTGAAGGCTCCTGGCTTCGGCGACCGCCGCAAGGCCATGCTTCAGGACATCGCCGTGCTGACCGGCGGCCAGGTGGCTTCCGACGACACCGGCTCCAAGCTTGAAAACATGAGCCTGGCCGAACTTGGCACCGCCAAGCGCATCGTCATCGACAAGGAAAACACCACTGTTGTTGACGGCGCTGGCAAGAGCGAAGACATCAAGGCCCGCGTGAAGCAGATCCGCGCCCAGATCGAAGACAGCACCTCCGACTATGACCGCGAAAAGCTGCAGGAACGTCTTGCCAAGCTGGTGGGCGGCGTGGCCGTGGTGCATGTGGGCGCTGCCACTGAAGTGGAAATGAAGGAAAAGAAAGACCGCGTTGAAGACGCCCTCAATGCCACCCGCGCTGCCGTGGAAGAAGGTATTGTGCCTGGCGGCGGTACCGCCCTCATCCGCGTGGCCAAAATCCTTTGCGACATCAAGCCCGCTGACGACGACGAACTGGCTGGCGTGAACATCATCCGCCGCGCCATTGAAGAGCCCCTGCGCCAGATCGCCCACAATGCCGGCTTTGAAGGCTCCATCGTGGTCGAAAGGGTGCGTGAAGGCAAGGACGGCTTCGGTTTCAACGCCGCCACCGGCGACTACGAAGACCTCATCAAGGTTGGCGTCATCGACCCCAAAAAGGTCACCCGTACGGCCCTGCAGAATGCCGCTTCCGTGGCTTCCCTGCTGCTGACCACCGAATGCGCCATTGCCGAAAAGCCCGAACCCAAGAAAGACGCTGCCATGCCTGACATGGGCGGCATGGGTGGAATGGGCGGCATGGGCGGCATGTACTAA
- the groES gene encoding co-chaperone GroES, whose translation MKLKPLNDRVLVKRLESEEKTAGGLFIPDTAKEKPSKGQVVAVGPGKVGDNGERTPLAVKAGDEVLFNKYAGTEVKLDGVDHLVMREEDILAIID comes from the coding sequence ATGAAGCTGAAACCCCTTAACGACCGTGTTCTGGTCAAACGCCTTGAATCCGAAGAAAAGACCGCCGGTGGCCTGTTCATCCCCGACACGGCTAAAGAAAAGCCGTCCAAGGGTCAGGTTGTGGCTGTGGGTCCCGGCAAGGTAGGGGATAATGGCGAGCGCACCCCTCTGGCCGTCAAAGCCGGAGACGAAGTGCTGTTCAACAAGTACGCCGGTACTGAAGTAAAGCTTGACGGCGTTGACCATCTGGTCATGCGCGAAGAAGACATTCTCGCCATCATCGACTAA
- a CDS encoding FAD-binding and (Fe-S)-binding domain-containing protein — protein MLTSPHKEFHDAILAFIPKNRIYTDPLRLFAYGTDASVYRLTPKLVVDVLNEEEIIELMGVADRMRVPVTFRAAGTSLSGQAVTDSVLVRIGQGWRDWRVGEHAEKITLQPGIIGSGANKILAEFGKKIGPDPASIDSCFIGGIFANNASGMCCGTSDNSYKTVLSTRMVLSDGTLLDTADAKSRAAFARTHSHILDGLTALRNKIMSDAALADRIRRKFKIKNTTGYSINALVDYEDPYEILQHLMVGSEGTLGFIAEVTYRTVEEAPFKASALMLLPTVKDACDLASAVATLPVSSAELMDRASLRSVEGTPGLPDGLDTLDDKVCSLLVETRASTQEDLDKNIATINAAFTDVKFVRPHAFTDKPEEYSKLWLIRKGILASVGGMRPVGTSIVIEDVAFPLERLGEAATDLQDLFARHGYAVAPLFGHARDGNLHFVFWQDFGSPTEVTRYAAFMDDFCKLITEKYDGSLKAEHGTGRNVAPFVELEWGAAAYSIMKSVKELLDPKSILNPGVLMNSDPQGHIKNLKPLHPADELVDKCMECGFCESVCPSRNLTLTPRQRITAYREICRLREVAPGSKELKNLETQYEYMGNATCATDSLCRPRCPAGVDTGVFIKSLRKREAGNLSKKVANSIADHFAGTCRAMSFALNSVDKLHRALGTTFMDNGARLLRCVTFNKAPLWNRDMPKGGSKIRLPETHSANPKRVVYFPSCIARNMGPGEEHTDRRTEPEAVISVLLKGGYDVILPKNLDKLCCGMAFASKGLADAAHKKEKELEAALKEASNNGQYPVLCETSPCLLHMKQTLDPSLTLMEPIEFILEKMDGSLKFTKLPKTIALHATCSVRKMGLEGKLEKLAKMCAENVIVPDGINCCGWAGDRGFTHPELNESALKSLRMQVSTCEVGYSSSRTCQIGLSLHGGIPYYSIVFLVDEASA, from the coding sequence ATGCTGACATCACCCCACAAAGAATTTCATGACGCCATTTTGGCCTTTATCCCAAAAAATCGGATATATACTGATCCACTGCGCCTGTTTGCCTATGGCACAGACGCCAGCGTCTACCGCCTTACCCCCAAGCTTGTGGTGGACGTGCTTAATGAAGAAGAAATAATTGAGCTTATGGGCGTGGCTGACCGCATGCGCGTGCCCGTAACCTTTCGCGCGGCAGGCACCAGCCTTTCAGGCCAGGCCGTGACGGATTCCGTACTGGTGCGCATCGGTCAGGGCTGGAGAGACTGGCGCGTGGGCGAGCACGCCGAAAAAATCACGCTTCAACCCGGCATCATCGGTTCCGGGGCCAACAAGATACTGGCGGAATTCGGCAAAAAAATCGGGCCGGACCCGGCCTCCATCGACAGCTGTTTTATCGGCGGCATTTTTGCCAACAACGCCAGCGGCATGTGCTGCGGCACTTCCGACAACTCTTACAAGACGGTGCTGTCCACCCGCATGGTCCTGTCAGACGGCACCCTGCTGGACACCGCCGACGCCAAAAGCCGCGCGGCCTTTGCCAGAACCCACAGCCACATCCTTGACGGCCTGACCGCTCTTCGAAACAAGATCATGAGCGACGCAGCCCTGGCCGACCGCATCCGCCGCAAGTTCAAGATCAAAAACACCACGGGCTACAGCATCAACGCCCTGGTTGATTACGAAGATCCCTATGAAATCCTGCAACACCTCATGGTGGGGTCTGAAGGCACCCTGGGCTTCATTGCCGAAGTGACCTACCGCACGGTGGAAGAAGCGCCGTTCAAGGCGTCAGCCCTCATGCTGCTGCCCACGGTCAAGGATGCCTGTGATCTCGCTTCCGCCGTGGCCACTTTGCCCGTCTCCTCTGCCGAGCTTATGGACAGGGCTTCTCTGCGCTCTGTGGAAGGCACCCCCGGCCTGCCCGATGGGCTGGATACCCTTGACGACAAGGTCTGCTCTCTGCTGGTGGAAACGCGCGCTTCAACCCAGGAAGACCTGGACAAAAACATCGCCACCATCAACGCCGCCTTCACGGACGTAAAATTCGTGCGGCCGCACGCATTTACCGACAAGCCCGAAGAATACAGCAAACTCTGGCTGATCCGTAAGGGCATATTGGCCTCCGTGGGTGGCATGCGCCCTGTGGGCACCTCCATTGTCATTGAAGACGTGGCCTTTCCCCTTGAGCGCCTGGGCGAAGCCGCCACAGACCTGCAAGACCTGTTTGCCCGTCACGGGTACGCAGTGGCCCCCCTGTTCGGCCACGCCAGGGACGGCAACCTGCATTTCGTTTTCTGGCAGGACTTCGGCTCGCCCACTGAAGTGACGCGTTATGCGGCCTTTATGGACGATTTCTGCAAGCTTATCACCGAAAAATACGACGGCTCCCTCAAGGCCGAACACGGCACGGGCCGCAACGTGGCCCCCTTTGTCGAGCTGGAATGGGGCGCGGCCGCCTACAGCATCATGAAATCCGTCAAGGAACTGCTGGACCCCAAGAGCATTCTCAACCCCGGCGTGCTCATGAATTCCGACCCGCAGGGGCACATCAAGAACCTCAAGCCCCTGCATCCGGCTGACGAGCTTGTGGACAAGTGTATGGAATGCGGTTTCTGCGAATCGGTCTGCCCGTCCCGCAACCTGACCCTCACCCCGCGTCAGCGCATCACGGCATACCGCGAAATATGCCGCCTGCGCGAGGTTGCCCCCGGCAGCAAGGAACTGAAAAACCTTGAAACGCAGTACGAGTATATGGGCAACGCCACCTGCGCCACCGACAGCCTGTGCCGCCCCCGCTGCCCCGCTGGAGTGGACACCGGCGTCTTCATCAAGAGCCTGCGCAAAAGAGAGGCAGGCAACCTGAGCAAAAAAGTCGCCAACAGCATTGCCGACCACTTTGCCGGAACCTGCCGGGCCATGTCCTTTGCGCTCAACAGTGTGGACAAGCTGCACCGCGCCCTGGGCACCACCTTTATGGATAACGGCGCGAGGCTGCTGCGTTGCGTCACCTTCAACAAGGCTCCTCTCTGGAACAGGGATATGCCCAAGGGCGGCAGCAAAATACGCCTGCCTGAAACCCACAGCGCCAATCCCAAACGAGTGGTGTACTTTCCAAGCTGCATAGCCCGCAACATGGGCCCCGGCGAGGAACACACGGATCGCCGCACTGAACCGGAAGCGGTCATCAGCGTTCTGCTCAAGGGCGGCTACGACGTCATTCTGCCCAAGAATCTGGACAAGCTCTGCTGCGGCATGGCCTTTGCCAGCAAGGGCCTTGCCGACGCCGCCCACAAAAAGGAAAAGGAACTGGAAGCCGCCCTCAAGGAGGCCAGCAACAACGGGCAATACCCCGTGCTTTGCGAAACCAGCCCCTGCCTGCTGCACATGAAGCAAACCCTTGACCCGTCGCTGACCCTGATGGAGCCCATTGAGTTCATTCTTGAAAAGATGGATGGCAGTCTCAAGTTCACCAAGCTGCCCAAAACCATTGCCCTGCACGCCACCTGCTCGGTGCGCAAAATGGGCCTCGAGGGCAAACTTGAAAAGCTCGCCAAAATGTGCGCCGAAAACGTCATCGTGCCGGACGGCATCAACTGCTGCGGCTGGGCGGGCGACCGTGGCTTCACACACCCGGAACTCAATGAATCCGCGCTCAAGAGTCTGCGCATGCAGGTCAGCACCTGCGAGGTCGGCTACTCTTCAAGCCGCACGTGCCAGATCGGCCTTTCGCTGCACGGCGGCATCCCCTACTATTCCATCGTCTTCCTGGTAGATGAGGCCAGCGCGTAA